The following proteins come from a genomic window of Chitinivibrionales bacterium:
- a CDS encoding radical SAM protein: MKIILFNPRGFVLDPKFRRLHQLACVMPPIGLASIAAVLRNAGHQVLLLDAALENEISNGQWTQRILSQHPDIVGFSAVTSAFLDAYDVAQRIKRQDDKITTVFGGVHVSWGRERILGQFPEIDFVIAGEGEYAMLKLANGAPHTQIEGLHFRNGTSMEHGPDPAQCAMDDLPYPAYDLLLGFPKRYLMPLFSYPRHPGANVISSRGCVYQCSYCDRSVFGKGFRFNSPEYTAGLVSCLARDFGVRHVNFYDDLFTLNRERVAGLCELLVKSKPRVSFNCIVRLGHVDSELIRLLKSAGCFMVNVGIESGDQDILDKHKSGLALEIIRRDIEKLAAGGLYVKGLFMMGFPGEDEASIAKTRDFAVSLPLKDANMTAFTPFPGAPITAGIRSLGQFDDDWQKMDCEHFVFVPKEISSRETLERRYREFIKGFYQRKYMRKMYYRMLFECPHSYLRLARHGAAFLSYAFSMNRRRSS; encoded by the coding sequence ATGAAAATCATTCTCTTTAATCCCCGCGGCTTTGTCCTTGATCCAAAATTCCGGCGCCTGCACCAGCTCGCCTGCGTCATGCCGCCGATCGGGCTCGCTTCGATCGCGGCCGTGCTCCGCAACGCAGGTCACCAGGTCCTGCTGCTCGATGCAGCGCTCGAAAACGAAATTTCCAACGGGCAATGGACGCAGCGCATCCTGTCGCAACATCCCGACATCGTCGGTTTTTCCGCCGTCACCTCGGCGTTCCTTGACGCATACGATGTCGCGCAGCGCATAAAACGGCAGGACGATAAAATCACCACGGTGTTCGGCGGCGTGCATGTGTCATGGGGAAGGGAACGCATCCTGGGGCAATTCCCGGAAATAGATTTTGTGATCGCGGGCGAAGGCGAATATGCCATGCTCAAGCTCGCAAACGGCGCTCCTCATACTCAAATCGAAGGATTGCATTTCCGGAACGGCACCTCCATGGAACACGGCCCCGATCCGGCCCAGTGCGCCATGGACGATCTCCCCTATCCGGCCTACGATTTACTTCTGGGATTCCCCAAACGCTATCTCATGCCGTTGTTCTCCTATCCCCGTCATCCGGGTGCGAACGTGATCTCGTCGCGCGGGTGCGTGTACCAATGCTCCTACTGCGACCGTTCGGTGTTCGGCAAGGGGTTCCGCTTCAATTCGCCGGAATACACCGCGGGCTTGGTTTCCTGTCTTGCCAGGGACTTCGGCGTGCGGCATGTCAATTTCTACGACGACCTGTTCACGCTCAACCGCGAGCGCGTGGCAGGGCTCTGCGAGCTTCTTGTCAAAAGCAAACCGCGCGTGAGTTTCAACTGCATTGTGCGGCTCGGCCACGTTGACAGCGAGCTGATACGGCTCCTCAAAAGCGCCGGTTGCTTCATGGTGAACGTCGGCATCGAATCCGGCGACCAGGACATCCTTGACAAACACAAAAGCGGCCTTGCCCTTGAAATCATCCGCCGCGACATAGAAAAACTGGCGGCCGGCGGGCTCTACGTCAAAGGGCTTTTCATGATGGGTTTTCCCGGCGAAGACGAGGCGTCGATCGCAAAAACGCGGGACTTTGCGGTGTCGCTCCCGCTCAAGGACGCGAACATGACCGCGTTCACGCCTTTTCCCGGCGCGCCCATCACCGCCGGTATCCGCTCGCTCGGCCAGTTCGACGACGACTGGCAAAAAATGGATTGCGAGCATTTTGTATTCGTGCCAAAGGAAATCTCCTCACGGGAAACCCTCGAGCGCCGTTACCGGGAATTCATCAAGGGGTTTTACCAGCGGAAATACATGCGGAAAATGTACTACAGGATGTTGTTTGAATGCCCGCACAGCTATCTGCGGCTTGCCAGGCACGGCGCCGCGTTCCTCTCCTATGCGTTCTCGATGAACAGGCGGCGGTCTTCATGA
- a CDS encoding EamA family transporter — MITGLLLGFGAAFFQSCSYLFSKRYVAKFEKSTVGLLVAAHCIMGIFSLALLPFFLPATMPPFSRYAIPLICGVWSYLAAQACFFLSLKTTEASRVSPLLGLKIIILALISILFLRQHFSVAQWGGICLSIVAACLLGLLGNRLNVRSWAWVLGACFFYSLSDICIKQLITCFVNLGLLRASVLSTCLSYVLAGLVSVACMPLFPFRSFSRWRLAFPFAAFWYCGILLLFGCFGSVGVVFGNIVQSTRGVMSIAMGSYVAHKGYDHIEEKVPARILLMRIIAGLLMIGSIALFYLGWPRPVN; from the coding sequence ATGATCACCGGCCTCCTGCTCGGTTTCGGCGCCGCTTTTTTTCAATCCTGTTCCTACCTGTTTTCAAAACGGTATGTGGCGAAATTCGAGAAAAGCACCGTGGGTCTTCTTGTCGCCGCGCATTGCATCATGGGAATATTCTCCCTTGCACTGCTTCCGTTCTTTCTTCCCGCGACGATGCCGCCCTTCTCTCGGTACGCGATTCCGCTGATCTGCGGCGTGTGGTCGTATCTTGCGGCGCAGGCTTGTTTTTTCCTCAGCCTTAAAACCACCGAGGCATCGCGCGTCTCGCCGCTGCTGGGACTGAAGATCATCATCCTCGCGCTGATCAGCATCCTTTTTCTCAGGCAGCATTTCAGCGTTGCGCAATGGGGCGGCATCTGCCTGAGCATCGTTGCGGCCTGCCTGCTCGGTCTTCTGGGGAACCGGCTCAACGTTCGGAGCTGGGCTTGGGTCCTCGGCGCGTGTTTTTTCTATTCGCTGTCCGATATTTGCATTAAGCAACTGATCACCTGTTTTGTAAACCTGGGCCTGCTCCGGGCCTCCGTCCTGAGCACGTGCCTGTCCTATGTTTTGGCCGGGCTCGTTTCCGTTGCCTGCATGCCCTTGTTTCCGTTCCGCTCGTTTTCCCGCTGGAGGCTCGCGTTCCCCTTTGCCGCGTTCTGGTATTGCGGCATCCTTTTGCTGTTCGGCTGCTTTGGTTCCGTAGGCGTGGTGTTCGGGAATATCGTTCAGTCAACCCGTGGCGTGATGTCGATCGCGATGGGATCGTACGTGGCGCATAAAGGATATGATCATATTGAGGAAAAAGTGCCGGCAAGAATCTTGTTGATGAGAATCATTGCCGGACTGCTGATGATCGGTTCAATCGCGCTGTTTTATCTTGGATGGCCTCGCCCCGTCAATTGA
- a CDS encoding pyridoxal phosphate-dependent aminotransferase: MPPELSNLQKTVLQSEIRSMTLACNAAAGINLAQGVCDCPLPPPVGAGAKEAIDKGKNTYTRYDGTTELREAIAGKYKHFYDMSIDAAGEIVVSAGATGAFYCACLALLNPGDEVIVFEPYYGYHINTLNIMGAKARYVRLLPPQWRVLKDAVAAAVSRRTKAILLNSPANPSGKVFARSELEAIAAVAKKHDLWVFTDEIYEHFVYDGLEHVPIATLPGMRERTVTISGLSKTFSITGWRIGYAISDKKFSQAIGYFNDLVYVCAPSPLQLGAARGIVELGAGFYKALSDEFLRKRAKLCDALVGAGLAPCVPQGAYYVLADMSRVKGKTSREKAMNFLDKTGIACVPGCAFYHDDGGELLARFCFAKEEAVIDEVCRRLKAIN, encoded by the coding sequence ATGCCGCCCGAATTGAGCAATCTACAAAAAACCGTGCTGCAGTCGGAAATCAGGAGCATGACGCTCGCGTGCAACGCCGCGGCCGGCATCAACCTTGCGCAGGGCGTCTGCGACTGCCCGCTCCCGCCGCCGGTGGGCGCGGGGGCGAAGGAGGCGATTGACAAAGGCAAAAACACCTACACGCGGTACGACGGCACCACCGAGCTGCGCGAGGCGATAGCCGGAAAATACAAGCACTTCTACGACATGAGCATTGACGCGGCCGGCGAGATCGTGGTGAGCGCGGGCGCCACCGGCGCGTTCTACTGCGCGTGCCTGGCCCTGCTCAATCCCGGCGACGAGGTGATCGTGTTTGAGCCGTATTACGGCTACCATATCAACACCCTCAACATTATGGGCGCAAAGGCCAGGTATGTGCGGCTCCTGCCGCCGCAGTGGCGTGTTTTAAAAGACGCGGTCGCCGCGGCCGTTTCGCGCCGCACCAAGGCGATCCTGCTGAACTCACCGGCAAACCCGTCGGGCAAGGTGTTCGCGAGAAGCGAACTCGAGGCGATTGCCGCCGTGGCGAAAAAGCACGACCTGTGGGTGTTTACAGATGAGATTTACGAGCATTTCGTGTACGACGGATTGGAACATGTCCCCATCGCAACGCTTCCCGGCATGCGGGAGCGTACGGTAACCATATCGGGGTTATCGAAAACGTTCAGCATCACCGGATGGCGCATCGGCTATGCGATAAGCGACAAAAAATTCTCGCAGGCAATCGGGTATTTCAACGACCTGGTGTACGTGTGCGCGCCGTCGCCGCTGCAGCTCGGCGCGGCCCGCGGCATCGTTGAGCTCGGCGCAGGATTTTATAAAGCCCTTTCCGACGAGTTTCTCCGCAAGCGCGCAAAACTGTGCGACGCGCTTGTAGGCGCCGGACTTGCGCCCTGCGTGCCGCAGGGCGCCTACTACGTGCTCGCCGACATGTCGCGGGTAAAGGGAAAAACAAGCCGGGAAAAGGCGATGAACTTCCTTGACAAAACCGGCATCGCCTGCGTGCCGGGCTGCGCGTTTTATCATGATGACGGCGGTGAGCTGCTGGCGAGGTTCTGTTTTGCAAAGGAAGAAGCGGTCATTGATGAGGTGTGCAGACGGCTCAAGGCAATCAATTGA
- a CDS encoding porin family protein, translated as MKFWRLFLLCAALCESFPASAPAVDFYAGVKGGLGLSGFWGAQAADSAGMSATVLAGFCGGAAAWAQFNDFFAGQLEFLYAMKGNSSRGASGATTVEKQWNMDCLEIPLLAKFTYPGKNARPLLYIGPSFGFPFTSKYRVKTTTEAPAAPNGYVSTDTTFDLKSNTSALDVGIAVGFGMDFVIEYGIIIFDLRATPGFISWDTRLDHDIKNYSIVFMIGYAYKF; from the coding sequence ATGAAATTTTGGCGTTTATTTCTTCTATGCGCAGCGCTTTGCGAAAGTTTTCCGGCATCCGCCCCTGCGGTTGATTTTTACGCAGGCGTCAAGGGCGGCCTCGGCTTGAGCGGGTTCTGGGGCGCACAGGCCGCCGACAGCGCGGGCATGAGCGCCACGGTGCTGGCCGGCTTCTGCGGCGGGGCCGCGGCATGGGCGCAGTTCAACGATTTTTTCGCGGGCCAGCTGGAATTTCTTTATGCCATGAAGGGGAACAGCAGCCGCGGTGCGTCCGGGGCCACCACCGTGGAAAAGCAATGGAACATGGACTGCCTGGAAATCCCGCTGCTGGCGAAATTCACCTATCCCGGCAAAAACGCGAGGCCGCTTCTGTATATCGGGCCCTCGTTTGGTTTTCCCTTCACGTCAAAGTACCGGGTGAAGACGACCACTGAGGCGCCCGCAGCCCCCAACGGATACGTTTCGACGGACACCACCTTCGATCTTAAAAGCAATACCAGCGCCCTTGATGTGGGAATTGCCGTCGGCTTCGGAATGGATTTCGTCATCGAATACGGAATCATCATTTTTGACTTGCGGGCGACCCCCGGGTTTATTTCGTGGGACACCAGGCTTGACCACGACATAAAAAACTACAGCATCGTCTTCATGATCGGCTATGCCTATAAGTTCTGA
- a CDS encoding CsgG/HfaB family protein, with the protein MKKNAALVATAAIIIGIFATSYPAMAQTASPGSASKTSGKTNIAVINMKNASGVTAGEIEVITDRLRGELFNTGKVNVMERDQMQEILKEQGFQQSGACTNEECMVQIGQLLGVEQLVTGSLGKVGSMFLVNLRIIDVKTAKITKVVSEDIKGDIEEVVGRLPGIAAQLVGLTAAVQKEKPVEVEKKEEPKKEEKQVAVEEKKEEAAPEVVDEKAERNKNRFGIRVGASIFGIKPTRIYHLTEYDTTVSYDLVTRDTTYNFDANNTAKITRMPLVDYFVKFILKAGQYVTIEIGGGYSRIETDYEWTDIKRNHMANVFTFPSLGVNFVKRWYPLKLNVGILADFNILDYTIDYFSWDYNYGAFTKDTTLEWIAFNGGFGARAGLEIMAGKHVGFNVDFVYYYSEFVTLPLRYETTDSYGNTTAKNDRVWDITMPPIAVSLGVNFYF; encoded by the coding sequence AGACCAACATCGCCGTGATCAACATGAAAAACGCGTCGGGCGTGACCGCGGGCGAGATCGAAGTGATCACCGACCGGCTGAGGGGCGAGCTGTTCAACACGGGAAAAGTGAACGTGATGGAGCGCGACCAGATGCAGGAGATTTTAAAGGAGCAGGGGTTCCAGCAGTCCGGCGCGTGCACCAATGAGGAATGCATGGTGCAGATAGGCCAGCTGCTCGGCGTTGAACAGCTCGTGACCGGGTCGCTGGGCAAGGTGGGCTCGATGTTCCTCGTCAACCTCCGCATCATAGACGTGAAGACCGCGAAAATCACGAAAGTGGTTTCGGAGGACATCAAGGGCGACATCGAAGAAGTGGTGGGCAGGCTTCCCGGCATCGCTGCGCAGCTCGTGGGCCTCACTGCCGCGGTGCAAAAGGAAAAGCCGGTTGAGGTTGAAAAGAAGGAAGAACCTAAAAAGGAGGAGAAGCAGGTCGCGGTCGAGGAGAAAAAAGAGGAGGCGGCCCCTGAGGTCGTTGACGAGAAGGCGGAGCGGAACAAGAACCGGTTCGGCATACGGGTCGGCGCGAGCATCTTCGGCATCAAGCCGACGCGGATCTACCATCTTACCGAATACGACACCACTGTTTCGTATGACCTTGTCACACGGGATACGACCTACAATTTTGATGCCAATAACACCGCGAAAATCACCAGAATGCCCTTGGTCGATTACTTCGTTAAGTTCATCCTGAAAGCGGGCCAGTATGTCACCATCGAAATCGGCGGGGGCTATTCACGCATCGAGACCGACTATGAATGGACGGACATCAAGCGGAACCATATGGCCAATGTTTTCACGTTCCCGTCGCTCGGCGTCAATTTCGTCAAGCGCTGGTACCCGCTCAAGCTGAACGTTGGCATCTTGGCGGACTTCAACATCCTTGATTACACCATCGACTATTTTTCCTGGGATTACAATTACGGCGCCTTTACAAAGGACACGACTCTGGAATGGATCGCGTTCAACGGCGGCTTCGGCGCCCGGGCGGGGCTGGAAATCATGGCGGGAAAGCACGTGGGGTTCAATGTTGATTTTGTCTACTATTATTCGGAATTCGTCACCCTTCCATTGCGGTATGAGACCACGGATTCCTACGGCAACACCACCGCCAAGAACGACCGGGTGTGGGACATCACCATGCCTCCCATTGCCGTCAGCCTCGGCGTGAATTTTTATTTCTGA